In Methanomassiliicoccales archaeon, one genomic interval encodes:
- a CDS encoding metallophosphoesterase family protein: MRTAIISDVHANLPALKAVLAEIDGMGINHIISAGDVVGYYPYPNEVIQLFRERSVVGIAGNHDRTVIRTQVTSMNHAAGEAARWTARELTESSRAYLAGLPPRTHVTIGGKLIGLYHGSPRDDVEYVFEEEAGPELLKLSGTRLLIMGHTHVPFIHRSKEGTIVNPGSVGQPRDGDPRAVFVVHDSTKDDFTIRRTEYDIESVVKAVERAGLPNDLGERLRHGW; this comes from the coding sequence GTGAGGACGGCCATCATATCCGATGTCCATGCCAACCTGCCTGCTTTGAAAGCAGTTCTGGCAGAGATCGACGGCATGGGCATTAACCACATCATCAGCGCAGGGGATGTGGTCGGTTACTATCCATACCCAAACGAGGTCATCCAGCTTTTCAGGGAAAGGTCCGTGGTGGGCATCGCAGGCAACCATGACCGGACCGTCATCCGTACCCAGGTCACGAGCATGAACCACGCCGCCGGGGAGGCGGCCCGGTGGACCGCGCGGGAGCTTACCGAGAGCTCGAGGGCCTATCTGGCGGGCCTTCCGCCCCGGACCCACGTGACGATCGGCGGAAAACTGATCGGTCTGTATCATGGCTCACCCAGGGATGACGTTGAATATGTGTTCGAGGAGGAGGCAGGTCCTGAGCTGCTCAAGCTGAGCGGGACCCGCCTGCTGATCATGGGGCACACTCACGTCCCGTTCATTCATCGCTCCAAGGAGGGCACCATCGTGAACCCCGGCTCAGTGGGGCAGCCGAGGGACGGAGATCCCCGGGCCGTCTTCGTGGTGCACGACTCGACCAAGGACGATTTCACGATCAGGCGGACCGAGTATGATATCGAGTCGGTGGTTAAGGCGGTGGAGCGGGCAGGGCTGCCGAACGACCTGGGAGAGCGCCTCAG